From Campylobacteraceae bacterium, one genomic window encodes:
- a CDS encoding helix-hairpin-helix domain-containing protein: MIKLFASLVLSVSFLLATINLNTANKDELMSIKGIGNKKAEQILMYRKTNSLNNAMDLKNIKGFGKKIISNVKNDVKKKSKSKKKKKNKMKKESK, encoded by the coding sequence ATGATTAAATTATTCGCAAGTTTGGTTTTAAGTGTAAGTTTTTTATTGGCAACAATAAATTTAAATACAGCAAATAAAGATGAATTAATGAGCATAAAGGGTATTGGCAATAAAAAAGCGGAACAAATCCTTATGTACAGAAAAACAAATTCACTAAATAATGCAATGGATTTAAAAAACATAAAAGGTTTTGGAAAAAAAATCATATCAAATGTAAAAAATGATGTGAAGAAAAAATCTAAATCTAAAAAGAAAAAGAAAAATAAAATGAAAAAAGAATCA
- a CDS encoding uracil-DNA glycosylase, producing the protein MTWNKIIKDEEKKEYFIKLQKEIRNKYKNTVVFPKYNDIYAAFSYTKLDDIKVVILGQDPYHGVNQAQGLAFSTPKEIKNPPSMKNILKEIKDDLKRDSACLDGNLIPWAKEGVFLLNTILTVEESKAKSHHKLGWEQFTDAIIKKISQYNKNVVFILWGANAIKKEKLIDERKHHILKGVHPSPLSSYRGFFGSKVFSKTNALLLKEGKEPITW; encoded by the coding sequence ATGACTTGGAATAAGATTATTAAAGACGAAGAAAAAAAAGAATATTTTATTAAGCTTCAAAAAGAAATACGCAATAAATATAAAAACACAGTTGTTTTCCCCAAATATAATGACATTTATGCTGCATTTTCTTATACAAAACTTGATGATATAAAAGTGGTTATCCTAGGACAAGATCCTTATCATGGTGTAAATCAAGCCCAAGGTTTGGCTTTCTCAACACCCAAAGAGATTAAAAATCCTCCCTCAATGAAAAATATATTAAAAGAAATAAAAGACGATTTAAAAAGAGATTCTGCTTGTCTTGATGGTAATTTAATACCGTGGGCAAAAGAAGGCGTATTTTTATTAAATACTATTTTAACCGTAGAAGAAAGTAAAGCAAAATCCCATCATAAACTGGGATGGGAACAATTTACAGATGCAATCATAAAAAAAATATCACAGTATAATAAAAATGTAGTATTTATTTTATGGGGTGCAAATGCTATTAAAAAAGAGAAATTGATTGATGAAAGGAAACACCATATTCTTAAAGGTGTACATCCTTCTCCTTTGTCATCTTACAGAGGTTTTTTTGGCTCAAAGGTTTTTTCAAAAACGAATGCTTTGTTATTAAAAGAAGGAAAAGAGCCAATCACTTGGTAA
- a CDS encoding AI-2E family transporter codes for MQDLKSINTSTLANAFYFLACVFLIVYSLSKLSGLLSSIAIAFLIWFLINAFVSSLEKLRIFQYKYAKKLVLPFAVIFIFFSLFKITTFIALNIADLGSSLSGIDERLSLLIANLSSNFSIDITQELNKIMQQISIASLINKALGLFSSIFSNSLQIILYVMFLLLDQQYFDAKLKALFPNKDKKVKVEKILHAIAGNIKTYIYITTIISLCTGILTYLICSFFSLEGAPLWGFIAFILNFIPTIGSIIAVLIPSLFALVSLSDITLAFALIPCLAFIQFLLGNIIQPKLMGDKLNISQFVVIFSLVAWGMMWGTIGMFLSIPLMVILSIILSQFDSTKKLAILISANGKISTDKNSL; via the coding sequence ATGCAAGATTTAAAATCAATCAATACAAGTACACTAGCAAATGCATTTTATTTTCTTGCTTGTGTCTTTTTAATTGTTTATTCATTAAGTAAATTATCAGGACTATTATCTTCAATTGCCATTGCTTTTTTAATTTGGTTTTTAATCAATGCTTTTGTTTCCAGTCTTGAAAAACTACGTATATTTCAATACAAATACGCTAAAAAACTGGTTTTACCTTTTGCTGTTATATTTATTTTCTTTTCACTTTTTAAAATCACTACTTTTATTGCTCTTAATATTGCAGACCTTGGTTCAAGTTTAAGTGGTATTGATGAGAGACTTTCTTTACTTATTGCAAACTTATCTTCTAATTTTAGTATAGATATAACACAAGAACTTAATAAAATAATGCAACAAATATCTATTGCTTCTTTAATTAATAAAGCCTTAGGACTTTTTTCTTCTATCTTTTCTAACAGTTTACAGATAATTTTATATGTAATGTTCCTACTATTAGATCAACAATACTTTGATGCAAAACTAAAAGCTTTGTTCCCAAATAAAGATAAAAAAGTAAAAGTAGAAAAAATACTTCATGCAATTGCTGGAAATATAAAAACATATATTTATATCACTACTATTATTAGTTTATGTACAGGAATATTAACCTATTTGATTTGCAGCTTTTTTTCCTTAGAAGGTGCTCCATTATGGGGATTTATTGCTTTTATTCTAAACTTTATTCCTACTATTGGTAGTATCATAGCAGTTTTAATTCCTTCGTTATTTGCTTTAGTTTCATTAAGTGATATCACTTTGGCATTTGCATTAATTCCTTGTTTGGCATTTATACAGTTTTTACTTGGGAATATAATTCAACCTAAACTAATGGGAGATAAACTCAATATTTCTCAGTTTGTTGTGATATTTTCACTGGTTGCTTGGGGCATGATGTGGGGAACCATTGGAATGTTTTTATCTATTCCTTTAATGGTGATATTATCGATTATTCTCTCCCAATTTGATTCAACCAAAAAACTTGCTATTTTAATATCGGCAAATGGAAAAATAAGTACCGATAAAAATAGTCTTTAA
- a CDS encoding AMP-binding protein gives MFLQTYNKNSEKLAFVYRVGSSEYSISYKQVLHDVITLSLLFKKNGMKKGDKIMFVSDNRYEWIITDLAVISIGAILVPRGIDTPCDELSFILEDACCSYLILEHEKTYAEYKEMLKKHTLKSIFVIESIHNKEYYSYKEETDKITISKENEEHFFKQVDVLDAQDTFTIIYTSGTTGKPKGVMLSHKNMIYNIDTIPHAIRLVSDDVWLSILPSWHVFERAAEYVAISKGCTIIYSSIKTFSADLEKYKPTMVATVPRLWESMYTKINAKLSQDPKKAAIFYKLVDISKTYKHNMRILKDELPVFEKESLTSSVLKKSLALSKIILLYPLNVFAKKKLSLVQKKFGGRLKLAISGGGALPLYIEEWIDALDIRIVNSYGMTETSPLIAGRGLDCNTFATLGPAFKGTSLRIVNEQGIEVDPGIVGSLEVKGPQVMQGYFNNEEENKKNFTKDDYLKTGDLGKFTIKGELILTGRLKEIIVLANGENVDPSRIESAISIMPFINDSMLIGQDKKGLGLLIVPDVESLKDFIFKKFDKVIESVEHLKEDKHILNSIKKELNELLHKKHGFKAFEKLQNIHFLEKEFKMGEELTNTLKKKRHIIEVKYKELIDKILK, from the coding sequence ATGTTTCTTCAAACCTACAATAAAAACAGTGAGAAACTGGCTTTTGTCTACAGAGTGGGAAGTTCTGAATATTCTATTTCCTATAAACAAGTTTTACATGATGTAATTACTCTTTCTCTACTTTTTAAAAAAAATGGAATGAAAAAAGGTGATAAAATAATGTTTGTTTCTGATAACAGATACGAATGGATTATTACCGATTTGGCTGTTATTTCTATTGGAGCAATATTAGTACCAAGAGGAATTGATACCCCTTGTGATGAACTCTCTTTTATTCTAGAAGATGCATGCTGCTCATATTTGATTTTGGAGCATGAAAAAACCTATGCTGAATATAAAGAAATGCTAAAAAAGCACACGTTAAAATCTATTTTTGTAATAGAGAGTATTCACAATAAAGAATACTATTCCTACAAAGAAGAAACAGATAAAATTACAATCTCAAAAGAAAATGAAGAACATTTTTTTAAACAAGTTGATGTTTTAGATGCCCAAGATACTTTTACCATTATTTATACCTCAGGTACCACCGGGAAACCTAAGGGAGTTATGTTAAGTCATAAAAATATGATTTATAATATTGATACTATTCCACATGCTATTCGTTTAGTATCAGATGATGTTTGGTTATCGATCTTACCTTCATGGCATGTATTTGAGAGAGCTGCTGAATACGTCGCTATCTCAAAAGGATGTACGATTATTTATTCTTCTATTAAAACATTTTCTGCTGATTTAGAAAAATACAAACCAACAATGGTAGCAACTGTTCCTAGGTTATGGGAATCTATGTATACAAAAATCAATGCTAAATTGTCACAAGATCCTAAAAAAGCAGCTATTTTCTATAAACTGGTTGATATCTCAAAAACATATAAACACAATATGAGAATCTTAAAAGATGAGCTTCCTGTTTTTGAAAAAGAAAGTTTAACAAGCAGTGTTTTAAAAAAATCACTGGCACTTTCCAAAATTATTTTATTATACCCCTTAAATGTTTTTGCAAAGAAAAAACTTTCTTTGGTACAAAAAAAATTTGGAGGAAGATTAAAACTTGCAATTTCAGGCGGTGGAGCATTACCTTTATATATTGAAGAGTGGATTGATGCTTTGGACATTAGAATTGTTAATTCATACGGTATGACAGAAACTTCTCCTTTAATAGCAGGACGTGGATTAGATTGTAATACCTTTGCAACCTTAGGACCTGCGTTTAAAGGTACGTCTTTACGTATTGTAAATGAACAAGGCATAGAAGTTGATCCTGGGATTGTAGGTTCACTTGAAGTTAAAGGCCCTCAAGTAATGCAGGGTTATTTTAATAATGAAGAAGAAAATAAAAAGAACTTTACAAAAGATGATTACTTAAAAACAGGCGATTTAGGAAAATTTACTATTAAGGGTGAGCTTATTTTAACAGGAAGATTAAAAGAAATAATTGTTCTAGCAAATGGAGAAAATGTTGATCCTTCCAGAATTGAATCTGCAATTTCTATTATGCCTTTTATTAATGACTCTATGTTAATAGGGCAAGATAAAAAAGGTCTTGGTTTATTAATTGTTCCAGATGTTGAAAGTTTAAAAGATTTTATTTTTAAAAAATTTGACAAAGTAATTGAATCAGTAGAACATCTAAAAGAAGATAAGCATATTCTAAACTCTATTAAAAAAGAATTGAATGAACTCTTACATAAAAAACATGGATTTAAAGCTTTTGAAAAACTGCAAAACATTCACTTTTTAGAAAAAGAGTTTAAAATGGGAGAAGAACTCACCAATACGTTAAAGAAAAAAAGACATATTATTGAAGTAAAATACAAAGAACTTATTGATAAGATACTAAAATAA
- a CDS encoding transcriptional antiterminator Rof codes for MYKPVTCEFYDQLNVIIQRQIPTTIIYLEEENNSLELKIKDYISSMTLENNEEFLVLKSKQKIRLDLVMYLNGKRYKKDE; via the coding sequence ATGTATAAACCAGTTACATGCGAGTTTTATGATCAATTAAACGTAATAATCCAACGTCAAATTCCCACAACAATCATTTATTTAGAAGAAGAGAACAATTCTCTAGAGCTTAAAATAAAAGACTATATATCGTCTATGACCTTGGAGAATAATGAAGAATTCTTAGTACTTAAGTCTAAACAAAAAATACGTCTTGATTTAGTAATGTACTTAAACGGTAAACGCTACAAAAAAGACGAATAA
- a CDS encoding 1-acyl-sn-glycerol-3-phosphate acyltransferase, producing the protein MNFKQISIALYATYLTNKYGFLLKRTKDTQEKMSLRLEYAKTLMGKLNISVEIINKELLPKEGQFLLISNHRSIIDPLIIQLALEDTDINGYWISKKELYNSFFFGTFTRNACTILLDREAASMSPFFKETKKVVKEGSSIYIFPEGTRNKSKNPLGEFKEGSRLIALKNRLNILPVYIKSNANEILKEAINKRTKNLKIQIEIGEIIEYKNKLPLEQNYKNIFNIK; encoded by the coding sequence ATGAACTTTAAACAAATATCAATAGCACTTTATGCAACATACCTAACGAATAAATACGGTTTTTTACTTAAAAGAACTAAAGATACACAAGAAAAAATGTCTTTACGTTTAGAATATGCAAAAACATTAATGGGCAAATTAAATATTTCTGTTGAAATAATTAACAAAGAACTCTTACCAAAAGAGGGACAGTTTTTGCTGATTTCAAATCATAGAAGTATTATTGATCCTTTAATTATACAACTTGCCCTAGAAGATACAGATATTAATGGTTACTGGATTTCAAAAAAAGAGCTGTACAATTCTTTTTTCTTTGGAACTTTTACTAGAAATGCTTGTACTATTTTATTAGACAGAGAAGCAGCTTCCATGAGTCCTTTTTTCAAAGAAACAAAAAAAGTAGTTAAAGAAGGAAGTTCAATATATATATTCCCTGAAGGAACTAGAAATAAAAGCAAAAATCCTTTAGGTGAATTTAAAGAAGGCTCTCGCTTAATTGCACTAAAAAATAGGCTTAATATTTTACCTGTTTATATAAAATCCAATGCAAATGAAATATTAAAAGAAGCGATTAATAAAAGAACAAAGAACTTAAAGATTCAAATTGAAATTGGTGAGATAATTGAATATAAGAATAAATTACCATTAGAGCAGAATTATAAAAATATTTTTAATATAAAATAG